TGCTCACATGATCATGCTAGGCCTGATCTACCATGATCTTGAACTTTCTACATATTTAAGTTTGTTACAAAATCAGTATTAAATAATTAGATGGACTGTCACAGATGCAATTAAGACAAACAAATGTAGTAGAGTACATAATCGTATACATGGTGGGTTCACTCAATTTATATATATCATTGGGGTCACAGGCTAAAAACGTTTAAGGGACCCCTGAGCTAGGATGAGTTTGAAATTGATAAGTATGCAAAAGAAAAAGGCAGGAGCTATGGGAGGGCTTGAAAGTGAAAGGAATCTATTACTAGGATGTCAAGGAGGGCTTGAAACTGGGCCATTGACAATTGCTATTTATAGCTTTGGCTGTATCTTGCTCTCTTCACCAAATACCTTTGACTCCCTGTTTCGTTCACATTTTTGATGGTTTGATTTATGATCATCCATGTAATGATTAAGTGTTAATGACATAACAATCTcaacataatgtattttttgtattatctTTATTGGTCTTGCCTGTCAACTGTCTTCTCATTCATGAAAATACTTGTAACAAAGTACACAATGATTCACTCTcgataaaaatagaaataaataatgattgatcaTTTTAAAGCGTAAAACATTACATCAACAGCAAAAAATGCTGAACATAGTTTTACAATATCTTGCACTAGAGGGCGGCAGTATGCCATACGATGACATTCAGTTTCTAAAGCTGAGGAATTGATTCCGAGTTCAGGGGTCATCAAAACGGAAGCACATGATAGAGAATTTTGCACGAAGCATGCGCCCTACTGCTAACCGATAAAACATCTGCAGTCTTGAAGCGTTGCCTGGAACCCGAGTAGTTTTGCTACACACATACCTTCTAACTTTGTAGAGTTCGGCAGCCGCACCTTCACTTTGCACCCCGTCGCAACCACCTCACGTGGAAAACAGTGGTCGCATGAGGCATGTTGTTGtcgaatataatataatatacatttaggATATCTGTTAGTGTAGCGAATCTTGGTATATGCTAGCTGTACGCTGAGAACATATACTAGGTTTCGTATGTACAGGCTGGATTTTAAACATGGACAAAGTCGTTTTAGGGTCTAAAAAGGGGAGAGAGGCGATGAAAAGAACATCTCAATCCATGATCGACTACGAGAAAGAAGTGTTAGAAAGGCAAAAAAACACCCAGGAAGTTACTGTTTTGGGCGAGGAAGATGCCTCTGTAAAACTGCTTGAAGATCTTGTTTTTGGTGCCGAAGATGAGCTTCTGGAAAGGCTCGTGCAGGTAATCAGTCATtcttcacaaagaaaaaaaaaaatatttttttttcatggatTAGCTGGCTGCATTGTTGTGGCATAATCTATGTTTAATAAACAAAGCGTTTCAGAGTAATCTTAaatcaacacatttttggaaCAGGAGAGCGATGATAGAGGTGCCACGCTTCTGGACGACGATTCCAGCGAATCAGATGTGGAGAATGAAGCGCGGCTGCAGGTTCGGCCAACCAAGAGAGCAGTCTGGGAGGATGAAGATGACGAGCTTGAAGAAGAGTTAGTACCTAGGACAACAAGGGTTTCccgttgtgtgtgttttaagcgTTGGTGGCATGTCTCAACCTGAGTGTAACTACATCTAgtggccactttattaggtacacacCTATCTAGTATGGTGTGGGACCCCCTTCACCTGTTTGAGgtgttgaaaacatttcacagggATGTTGGCCCATCCTGACACAATAGCATCACAGTTCCTGTGGACTGAAAAGTGGTACATTCTTGCTGTGAATTGCCCAACCCATCTTTttccaaagatgctcttttGGATTGATGTGATGCGGGATTGCGCAGGCCGCTTGACTAAACTGGGTTGTGGCAACAAAGCATTCTTTTCTCCATAAGTGAATTGTATAGGTTTGACGATCACTTGGCCCCTCTTGTTTTCAGCTGATAGGACTGGAACCCTGGGTGATAGTCTTCTGCAATAGCCCGTGGGTGATAAGGACGGAAGAGTTTTTTGCCCATTTGTGTTTCGCCTGCCAGCTAGAACAATTCCTGCCATTTTCCGTCAGCCTCTTTCTTTTACTAACTGTTTTGGCTGAACGGTTTTTGTTTGTCAGACCATTTCTGGTACGTCCTagacagtgttgtgtgtgaAATATTCCCTGGAGGGCAGCATGTTCTGAGACGATGGCGTCAACCATGGCCCTGAGACACTGTCTGTACACAGTCTCAGGGGCGATGCGTAGTTGTGAGTGGTTCACtttacctaataaactggctacTCGGTGTACATTAGTGGTTATACATTAGCAGTGTACATTAGTGGTTGTCTGTAGTCATGGCTTAGTCCAACATGAAGAATTGATGTTAATTAAAAGACCTTGGTGCTTCCCCTACCTGACTTCTGGCAATGCTCAAGCCCACATCCCTACTTGGGCTTTTTGTTCTGCTGCCTGTGGTCTCCTGGCCATCCCACTCCTACAGGAAGGCAACTCCTGCTCTGACTCGGCCCGGCCAAAACGCTGCTCTGACTCAGCCCGGCCAATTACAATACGAACAGAGTAACAATGTATGACAGATTGATACAACATATAATAGTCAGTCAGAGCAAAGGACAGAAAGGAAGTTTAATATTCAGAGGTAGTTCAGTGAGAACATGTTTCATTAATGTCTCTGATTTCCCCTCCTGTTTGCAAGAGTGGACATGACACACAGGTTTCGAAGAGACCTGACCAAAAGCGACGCGGAGGCTAAGATGACCAAGCAGAAGTTGCAGCGGAGGATGAAAGAACAGTACGTGGGTGTTACCAACACAGTTGTGCAGTAAATACGCCTTGGATGTGGCAGTTGAAACTTACACTTTTTAAATATACTTTTGAAAGGTTCCAGAAAGCAATGGGTGGAACACCGTCCTGggcagagaaaaaaacacaaaaaaagaataagaaaaaagGTAAACTtgtggtagtgtatattttcCTGATCTGTGTAATTGTTAGGAAGGATAACCACAGCAGATTTCTGCTGTATACTATTTATATATTCACTTTTGTGTCTTTACAATCAACAAATAATAAAGAAGACAGTGATGATGAAGACGAAGACGGGGATGACCTGATGACAAAGACTGGCAACTTCGTAGGCTCATCTGACAGTCTTCCCAAAGGAATCATACGTGTGAGTTTTGCTCACCCATCATTTGACCACTTCTACAGACTAGGGTGGTGGGGGGCGGGGTCTCCCAGATGACAACACAGCGCTAGTGTCAATTGACGAGAGAACATCACGTTTATGATGATAATCTTTTCCTTTAAAGATGAAAAAGTGCCTACACGCCAACAATGACCGGCCTTCTGAGGACAGGCTGACCACAGTTCAGTTTCACCCCTCCGCCCAGGTCGTTATGGCTGCTGGCCTCGACcagtccatctctctgttccaGGTATTACTTCTTTTCATTTGCCTTTttgtcagttttattttatatttatccTGATCAGACAGGTCttaccatccttaaaataaggtcaATTTCTCTTAACAAGCTAAAGTTGTATTTGATAATACCACTAGGTTTTAGAGAAAATGCCTTGAATATCAAGTAATTTGTCtagttccattggcagattatttcacttatttcaagcaaatatctcctcaagtatacagtggatatgaaaaagtctacacacccctgttaaaatgccaggttcttgtgatgtaaaagagtgagacaaagaaatcaagtcagaactttttccacctttaatctaacctataatgtgaacaagtcaattgaaaaacaaactgaaatctttgaggtggaataaaaaatagaaaacccacaataacctggttgcataactgtgcacacccttaaactaatactttgtttgaatcaccttttgatttgattacCGCGCTCAGTCTTTTTGAccactctttgcaaaagcgcaaaaggatatctcctgtgcacagccctcttcagatcaccccacagatgttcagttggattcaggtctgggctctggctgggccattccaaaatgttaatcttcttctggtgaatcaatgcttttgtggatttggatgtgtgctttgggttgttgttgtgttgaacggactcctgaaggttttgtgccaaaattgcctagtatttggaactgttcataattccctccaccctgactaaggccccggttccacctgaagaaaaacagccccaaagcatgaggctgccaccaccatgcctcactgtgggtatggtgttctttgggtgatgtgcagtgttgtttttgcgccaaacatcattggaattatggccaaaaaatgtaaccttggtttcatcagaccataactcatttccccacatgcttttgggagacttgatgtttgtttttgcaagccgggcttggatgtttttctttgtaagtaaaggcttccgtcttgccgcCCTACCCCATAGCCTGTTCATGTGAAGAATACGGGCGATTGTTATCATGTAGcatacagccagtacttgccagaaattcctgcctttcctttaatgttgctgtaggcctcttggaagcctccctgaccagttttcttctagttttttcatcaatttcGGAGgcatgtccagttcttggtaatgtctcttgtgccatattttctccacttgatgatgactgtcttcactgtgttccatggtatatctaatgctttggaaattattttgtacccttctactgactgatatctttcaacaatgagatccctctgatgctttggaagctctctgcggaccatggcttttgctctgagatgcaactaagaaaatgtcaggacaattcctacaagaacagctgaactttatttgtgattaatcagagtcactttaaattatggcaggtgtgtaatgacttctatttataCACAagcataccccccccccccgcccccttgTTGCTTTGTTAGCTACCGTTTGTCTCATTGCTCCATCTGTAGTTgtttgttatgtatgtattgtaaagcGTCTTCGGGtctttgaaaagcgctatatacatttaattattatttaatgagtttgaatgtgattggttaatactgaacacagccacatccccagttataagagggtgtgcacacttatgcaaccaggttattgtaaggtttttatttttcatttttccccctcaaatatttcagtttgtacagggtcacattaaaagtggaaaaggttctgatgtgatttatctttgtctcattctttcataAAAACCTgactttttaacaggggtgtgtagactttatatccactgtagttagACATTATTTGCAGTGTGTGACTATCTTGTAATGCCTGGAACTATATTTAAGGTTATATGCACTATACTAAGGCCTGGACTTCAGCTGAAAGCACTTGTTAGATATTGTGGCTTTTAAAGGCAGTTTTGGCTAACATTACCGTTCACAATAAATGCTGCTGAAATGTTAGCTCAATTGAAAATGAATCTTTAAATTCCCAAATGTATATAACATGCTTTTCGGTTGAATCCAggccatattttttttttatgattaagctactttattttggttttacatATTTTGAACCACGTCAATTTTCACCTATGAGGAGGCGGGACAGGTTGTTGGGTCAAAAAGTTTGTATATAAAATGATTAATGAATTAAGAATAAATTATTCTTTAGTCTTCTGAGGCATTCCTATTACGAACCAGGGCCAGTTGGTTTTCCTCGTCAAAACACATTGTACACTATGCTAGAACAATACAAACTATTAACAGACATCCTTAGGGATGCTTTATTGTGGAGTTTTACAGTTGGGGATGCCACACACAAGCCTGTATTCATTTTAATATGATCACCTTTCACTTCACCCCAAACCTCCTCTCCAGGTTGATGGGAAGACCAACCCTAAGATCCAGAGCATCCTCCTGGAGAAGTTCCCGGTGCACAAGGCTCAGTTCAGTGTGGGTGGAGAGCAGGTGGTAGCCACCAGTTTCAGGAACAAGCTATTCTACATCTATGACATGATGGAGGGGAAAGTCATCCCCATcaacactgtcagaggtcaggaCGGGTTTTGAAGTTGTATTCGTCAACATATAGCGTGTTTTCACCAGCGTATCCAAATGCCTAAACAACAAGATGCTTAAGTAAAGACACTAATTACTGAATTATGAGAAGGCTATGTGGAATTAATGGAAACCCAAAGCCTTGTTAGGGGGTTATTCTGCCTGTTGTTAGGGGGTTATTCTGCCTCTTGTTAGGGGGTTATTCTGCCTCTTGTTAGGGGGTTATTCTGCCTCTTGTTAGGGGGTTATTCTGCCTCTTGTTAGGGGGTTATTCTGCCTCTTGTTAGGGGGTTATTCTGCCTCTTGTTAGGGGGTTATTCTGCCTCTTGTTAGGGGGTTATTCTGCCTCTTGTTAGGTAGTGACTATCAGGCAACAGAGAAGGTTGTTGTTCTGTGATCAGTGTAAAGATGAACTCTGCATCCTCTCAGACAGACTTATGTAATTGATGGCGTGGTTAAGGGGTGAGTGGCTGAACAGTAATAACTGTTGATCCCCCAGGTCTGAACGAACAGAGGGTGAAGGAGTTTGAAGTCTCCCCAGACGGACAATCCCTGCTTCTAACTGGCTCCTCTGGATACCTCCACGTGATGACCATGAAGGTCGGTGATTGTAGACGGCTGGTATACCGAGCATGTCCCCATAAAATCTGAACATAACAGTACATTTTGGATCAGTTCCCCCGTGGTCGAGCACTATAAGCTGCTTCACCCGGAACCCTAACTAAACGATGTCAagcgtgggtttgaatccctgcGACTGCTGTTTTAcaacccctctctccctgcccttcTCCAGAATCCTGTCTCACAACAGTGCCACTGCATAAATGGGTGCTTTTTCctgatgttttatttcagacaAAAGAGGTGGTGAAAAGCATGAAGATCAATGGCAACATAACGGGAGTGGCTTGCTCCCACGACGGCAGCAGAGTCTTCACCAACTCTGGTGGGTTTCAGAGACGCCCTGATATTCCTGACGTGCTAAAAGCTTCTGATGGTCTGAGCTGAAGCTACATGGTACCTGTTTGGATTtaaactgtttgtttttcagaggAGGGAGAGGTATACGTTTGGGACGTGAGGAGCAGTAAATGTCTGAACCGATTCATGGATGACGGTTGTGTTAGTGGAACCTCAATTGCCACTTCCCATAACGGACAGTATCTGGCCTGTGGGTGAGTGGGTCGGGCTTTTGTCAGCTTCAAGTGGCACACCTGTAAGTTGTGAAGTTTTGTGGTGTAATCCTTTTGTCTTCGTGAGGGAACTCAGACGCTGATATGATTCCAAGAACTTGCGATCGTCtgagtttgttttgttttctctcagACTGATCGTATgattggaatgttcatgtgttgtAGTAAATGTCTTGATGTGTGTTGTTTAAAGCTCTGCCACAAATACTATCTACTTTGTTT
This is a stretch of genomic DNA from Esox lucius isolate fEsoLuc1 chromosome 11, fEsoLuc1.pri, whole genome shotgun sequence. It encodes these proteins:
- the utp18 gene encoding U3 small nucleolar RNA-associated protein 18 homolog isoform X2, yielding MDKVVLGSKKGREAMKRTSQSMIDYEKEVLERQKNTQEVTVLGEEDASVKLLEDLVFGAEDELLERLVQESDDRGATLLDDDSSESDVENEARLQVRPTKRAVWEDEDDELEEEVDMTHRFRRDLTKSDAEAKMTKQKLQRRMKEQFQKAMGGTPSWAEKKTQKKNKKKDSDDEDEDGDDLMTKTGNFVGSSDSLPKGIIRMKKCLHANNDRPSEDRLTTVQFHPSAQVVMAAGLDQSISLFQVDGKTNPKIQSILLEKFPVHKAQFSVGGEQVVATSFRNKLFYIYDMMEGKVIPINTVRGLNEQRVKEFEVSPDGQSLLLTGSSGYLHVMTMKTKEVVKSMKINGNITGVACSHDGSRVFTNSEEGEVYVWDVRSSKCLNRFMDDGCVSGTSIATSHNGQYLACGSAAGVVNVYSQEECTRQTNPKPLKAIMNLVTSATSLRFNPTSEILAIASRSSDEAARMVHIPSFTVFSNFPMFQRKTIYRAQCLDFSPNSGFFSLANNKGHAPLFRLLHYKDF
- the utp18 gene encoding U3 small nucleolar RNA-associated protein 18 homolog isoform X1; protein product: MDKVVLGSKKGREAMKRTSQSMIDYEKEVLERQKNTQEVTVLGEEDASVKLLEDLVFGAEDELLERLVQESDDRGATLLDDDSSESDVENEARLQVRPTKRAVWEDEDDELEEEVDMTHRFRRDLTKSDAEAKMTKQKLQRRMKEQFQKAMGGTPSWAEKKTQKKNKKKEDSDDEDEDGDDLMTKTGNFVGSSDSLPKGIIRMKKCLHANNDRPSEDRLTTVQFHPSAQVVMAAGLDQSISLFQVDGKTNPKIQSILLEKFPVHKAQFSVGGEQVVATSFRNKLFYIYDMMEGKVIPINTVRGLNEQRVKEFEVSPDGQSLLLTGSSGYLHVMTMKTKEVVKSMKINGNITGVACSHDGSRVFTNSEEGEVYVWDVRSSKCLNRFMDDGCVSGTSIATSHNGQYLACGSAAGVVNVYSQEECTRQTNPKPLKAIMNLVTSATSLRFNPTSEILAIASRSSDEAARMVHIPSFTVFSNFPMFQRKTIYRAQCLDFSPNSGFFSLANNKGHAPLFRLLHYKDF